In the Heptranchias perlo isolate sHepPer1 unplaced genomic scaffold, sHepPer1.hap1 HAP1_SCAFFOLD_60, whole genome shotgun sequence genome, one interval contains:
- the LOC137316683 gene encoding histone H1-like — protein sequence MTDTAAAETAPPAAAAPPKAPKKKKAVPRPKPTGPPLGEQILKIVGDCKDRKGISLAAIKKVLATKGLDVEKLRSQIKLSIKRNVEKGSLVQIKGTGASGSFRVAKKETQAKVVKKVKKQVTKKSPGKKPAAKKTAVKKSAAKKSTTKKAAKSPIKKKAAAKKSKTPKTVKAKAKKVEKPRAKPKPKSAKPKKAAGKKK from the coding sequence atgacagacactgcagccgccgaaacggcacctcctgccgccgccgctccacccaaggctcccaagaagaagaaggcggttcccagACCCAAGCccaccggtcccccgttgggagaacagatcctcaagattgtgggggattgcaaggatcgcaaggggatatccctggccgcgataaagaaggttctggctaccaaaggcctggatgtggagaagctccggtcccagatcaaattaagtatcaagagaaatgtggaaaaaggctccctggtgcagatcaagggcacgggcgcctcgggctccttcagagtcgctaagaaggaaacccaggcaaaagtggtgaagaaggtgaagaaacaagtaaCCAAAAAATCTCCtggaaagaaaccagcggccaaaaaaacagccgtcaAGAAATCAGCGGCGaagaaatcgaccacgaaaaaggcggcgaaatcaccaattaagaagaaagcggcggctaagaagtccaagacccccaagacagtgaaggcgaaggcgaagaaggtggaaaaaccgagggccaagcccaagccgaagtcagcaaagccgaagaaagcagcgggcaaaaagaagtaa